Below is a genomic region from Chthoniobacterales bacterium.
TTCGACCGCGGCCTTCCAGAGGTAGACGCCGTCATAGGAGAGGACCATCGGGCTGCAGGTGACGCGGTTTTCCTTCTCGATGCCGGGGACGGTCGAGGTCTTCAGCCAGGCGAAGAAGTCGCTCTTGAATTTCGCGTTGGCGGGCGAGTCGATGCTCATGAAATAAGCCCAGCAGCCGAGCTGGCCGACGAGATCCTTGGCCGGGAGCGAGCGGAACTCGTCCTCGGAGAGGCTGAGGGAAGCAACGGGGCAGTCAGCCGCGGTGAGGCCGGCGCCGGCGAGTTCCTTGAAGAACGGGACGTTCGAGTCGCCGTTGATCGTGTTGATCACGCAGGCGTCGCCCGTGGCGGCGAACTGTTTGATCTCGGCGACGATCTGCTGGTAGTCGGTGTGGCCGAAGGGCGTGTATTTGCCGGCGGAGATGACCTTGCCTGCCTCGTCCTTGCGGAGACCGCCGCCGATGTTCTCGATCGGGACGCCCTTGCTGAGGAGATACTCGAGGAGCACGAGGTTCGTGGTCTGCGGGTAAACGTAGTCGGTGCCGATGAGGTAGAACTTCTTGCGGCCGTCCTCGAGGAGGTAATCCACGGCGGGAATGGCCTGCTGGTTCACGGCTTCGGCGGTGTAGAAAATGTTCTTCGACATTTCCTCGCCCTCGTATTGCACTGGGTAGAAGAGGAGGCCGTTGTCTTTC
It encodes:
- the urtA gene encoding urea ABC transporter substrate-binding protein, whose protein sequence is MKLLKSISALAAGVGLSVGALSPLHAADDTVKVGVLHSLSGTMAISETSLRDVLLFAFDEINAKGGVLGKKIEPVVVDGASNWPLFAEKAKQLLEVDKVAVVFGCWTSVSRKSVLPVFEKDNGLLFYPVQYEGEEMSKNIFYTAEAVNQQAIPAVDYLLEDGRKKFYLIGTDYVYPQTTNLVLLEYLLSKGVPIENIGGGLRKDEAGKVISAGKYTPFGHTDYQQIVAEIKQFAATGDACVINTINGDSNVPFFKELAGAGLTAADCPVASLSLSEDEFRSLPAKDLVGQLGCWAYFMSIDSPANAKFKSDFFAWLKTSTVPGIEKENRVTCSPMVLSYDGVYLWKAAVEKAGSFDVDKVREVLESGKITFEGPNGLNTVEKNHHTKKNVYIGETKADGQFKIVEEFKQVYPEPFLKGTFGKN